From Microbacterium sp. 10M-3C3:
CGGCCACCCTCGCCGGGCTCGCGTCGCTGCCGAGCACCCTCATCATGATCCTCTTCAGCTCGCGCGTCGGGACGCTCGCGGGGAAGGTCGGACCGCGCCTGTTCATGACGGTCGGCCCGATCGTCATGGCCGTCGGCGCCCTGCTGCTCCTGACGGTGTCGCGCGACTTCTCGTACTGGTGGCAGGTGCTGCCGAGCGTTCTCGTGTTCGGCGCGGGACTGACGCTCACCGTATCGCCGCTGACCTCGGCGATCCTGGGCGCGATCGACGAATCGCGCTCGGGCATCGCGTCCGCGGTGAACAACGCCGTCTCCCGTGTCGCGGGCCTCCTCGTCATCGCGACGCTCGCGACGATCCTCGGCGGCTCGCTCGATCTCGACGGCTTCCACCGCGCGGCCGTCGTGACGGCGATCCTGCTCGCGGTGGGCGGGGTGGTGTCGTTCCTCGGCATCCGCAACAGGATGCGCACGAGCGCGCCGACGCGGCCCGCGTAGGCTGGAGCGCATGCCCCGCCTCACCGAAGCCGAGCTCGCCGCGACCATCGACCACGCCATCCTCAAGCCGGAGCTGACCCGCGCCGAGGTCGACGCGGATCTCGACGTGGCCGCACGCTGGGGCGTCTTCAGCGTGTGCGTGCGCCCCTCTGACATCGCGCACGCCGTCGCGCGCCTGGCGGGGACGGGGGTGGCCGTGGGCACCGTCATCGGGTTCCCGCACGGCACCACCTCGACCGCGACGAAGGTCGCCGAGGTGCGTCAGGCGCTGGAGGACGGCGCCGTCGAACTCGACATGGTCGTGAACATCGGATTCCTGCGTTCGGGCATGGACGACGCGGTCGTCGACGACATCCGCGCCGTGGTGGCCGCCGCATCCGGCCACGTCGTGAAGGTCATCCTGGAGACCTCGCTCCTGGACGAGGAGCAGATCGCCCGCGGCAGCCGCCTCACCGAGGCCGGCGGGGCCGCGTTCGTGAAGACGTCGACCGGCTTCGCCGGCGGCGGTGCGACCGTGCCGCACGTGCGCCTCATGCGCGAGAGCGTGGGCGCCGACGTGCAGGTCAAGGCGTCGGGAGGCGTCCGCAGCCTCGACACCGCCCTCGCCATGATCGAG
This genomic window contains:
- the deoC gene encoding deoxyribose-phosphate aldolase; this encodes MPRLTEAELAATIDHAILKPELTRAEVDADLDVAARWGVFSVCVRPSDIAHAVARLAGTGVAVGTVIGFPHGTTSTATKVAEVRQALEDGAVELDMVVNIGFLRSGMDDAVVDDIRAVVAAASGHVVKVILETSLLDEEQIARGSRLTEAGGAAFVKTSTGFAGGGATVPHVRLMRESVGADVQVKASGGVRSLDTALAMIEAGATRLGTSASATILGELRAIEAGEGPTGAQDASSY